The following are from one region of the Rosistilla carotiformis genome:
- a CDS encoding helix-turn-helix domain-containing protein — protein MPEFVLSLRQLVASGTSIESAAASVRVSKSTAHRMLQLWGMGGKKRRLNRRLSDEQRQKIGELLSIGLSHREVSRRVACDHRTVARYSDVVSYSFCRPRRCCSCGYRVTTSECLVCLARVA, from the coding sequence ATGCCGGAATTTGTTCTGTCGCTGCGCCAACTTGTCGCTTCGGGAACGTCGATCGAATCTGCAGCTGCTTCAGTTAGAGTAAGTAAATCGACCGCCCATCGAATGCTCCAGCTCTGGGGCATGGGGGGCAAGAAACGTCGCCTGAATCGGCGTCTTTCCGACGAGCAACGTCAGAAGATCGGCGAGCTGCTGTCGATCGGCCTTTCGCATCGGGAAGTCTCGCGCCGAGTCGCGTGTGATCACCGGACCGTGGCTCGATACAGCGATGTCGTCTCGTATTCATTTTGCCGACCGCGCCGCTGCTGTTCATGTGGCTATCGCGTCACCACCTCGGAATGTCTCGTATGCTTGGCACGTGTCGCGTAG